In Nitrospirota bacterium, one DNA window encodes the following:
- a CDS encoding glycosyltransferase family 2 protein: MRLSVLIPVHNERQTLHTIVECVMRVAKPHEIIIVDDGSTDGSRHIAEQLQEKYPESLRCCFHPRNMGKGAALRTAIAEASGDVVMIQDADLEYHPEDYPVALRLIEQGYADAVYGSRFLGPHRAFFFWHYLGNRLLTFICNLLTSGILTDMETGFKMLRTDTLKSLELRSSTFDIEVEITMKLFRYGYRVYEIPITYTGRTYREGKKVTWKDGVRALVALVKWGLIIRPRAT; encoded by the coding sequence ATGCGTTTATCCGTCCTGATCCCCGTCCATAACGAGCGGCAGACGCTCCACACGATCGTGGAGTGTGTCATGCGCGTCGCCAAACCGCATGAAATCATTATCGTGGACGACGGGTCGACGGACGGAAGCCGCCACATTGCAGAGCAATTGCAGGAGAAGTATCCGGAGTCACTACGCTGCTGCTTTCATCCTCGAAACATGGGGAAAGGCGCGGCGCTCAGGACCGCGATCGCAGAGGCCAGCGGAGATGTCGTGATGATTCAGGATGCCGACCTCGAGTATCACCCGGAAGATTATCCGGTCGCACTCCGGCTCATTGAGCAAGGGTATGCTGATGCCGTCTATGGCTCCCGGTTCTTGGGCCCGCACCGTGCGTTTTTTTTCTGGCATTACCTCGGTAACCGGCTTTTGACATTCATCTGCAATCTCCTGACGTCTGGAATCCTGACGGACATGGAGACTGGGTTCAAAATGCTGCGTACCGATACATTGAAGTCGCTGGAGCTCAGATCCTCGACTTTCGACATCGAGGTCGAGATCACGATGAAACTCTTTCGGTACGGTTATCGCGTGTATGAGATTCCGATCACCTACACGGGCCGCACATATCGCGAGGGAAAGAAAGTTACGTGGAAGGACGGCGTGCGCGCCTTGGTGGCGTTGGTCAAATGGGGGCTGATCATCAGACCTAGGGCGACATGA